A genomic segment from Micromonospora echinaurantiaca encodes:
- a CDS encoding elongation factor G-like protein EF-G2 codes for MAQKNQEKGITGAPVVTEPGRVRNVVLVGHSGAGKTTLVEALLTASGTITRAGTVTDGTTVCDHDPAAVRQQRSVSLACAPLLHDGIKVNLLDTPGYADFVGELRAGLRAADAALFVVSAVDGMDAATAALWEECAAVDMPRAVAVSRLDHPRADFDEAVALCQRVFGDNVLPLYLPMLGDDGVSTVGLLGLITRRVFDYTAGHPPVVRDPDPEHLPAIAESRNELIEGIIAESEDESLMDRYLGGEEIGTEILIEDLEKAVARGHFYPVVPVCAETGVGLDALLEVLTAGFPSPLEHELPAVSGVDGSPRPPLTCDPDGPLVAEVVKTTIDRHVGRVSLVRVFSGTLRPEQTVHVSGHGLAERGHPDHDADERVGHIYTPLGASLREVASCVAGDICAITKSGSAETGDTISAKDEPLLIAPWEMPEPLLPVAIVAKSRADEDALARNLARLVAGDPTMRLDRNAETHQLVLWCMGEAHADVVLERLRAGGVELDTEPVRVSLRETLTAPAKGHGRHVKQSGGHGQYAVCDIEVEPLPRGAGFEFVDRVVGGAVPHNYIPSVEKGVRAQMERGLVAGHPVVDLRVTLFDGKAHSVDSSDAAFQTAGALALKDAAEKAQPVLLEPVDEVVIRVPDSAVGSVMGDLSGRRGRVLGTEPDPDGEGRTLVRAEVPATELLRYAVELRSMTSGTGTFRREFARYEPMPSHLADQIRKEHANRT; via the coding sequence ATGGCGCAGAAGAATCAGGAGAAGGGGATCACCGGCGCGCCGGTGGTGACCGAACCCGGCAGGGTCCGCAACGTGGTGCTCGTCGGGCACTCCGGCGCGGGCAAGACGACCCTGGTCGAGGCGCTGCTCACGGCGAGCGGCACGATCACCCGGGCCGGCACGGTCACCGACGGCACCACGGTCTGCGACCACGACCCGGCGGCGGTACGCCAGCAGCGCTCGGTGAGCCTGGCCTGCGCGCCGCTGCTGCACGACGGCATCAAGGTCAACCTGCTGGACACCCCCGGTTACGCCGACTTCGTCGGTGAGCTGCGCGCCGGCCTGCGGGCCGCCGACGCCGCGCTCTTCGTGGTCTCCGCCGTGGACGGGATGGACGCCGCCACCGCCGCCCTGTGGGAGGAGTGCGCCGCGGTCGACATGCCCCGGGCGGTCGCCGTGAGCCGGCTCGACCACCCCCGGGCCGACTTCGACGAGGCGGTGGCGCTCTGCCAGCGGGTGTTCGGCGACAACGTGCTCCCGCTCTACCTGCCGATGCTCGGCGACGACGGCGTCTCCACCGTCGGTCTGCTGGGCCTGATCACCCGGCGGGTCTTCGACTACACCGCCGGCCACCCGCCGGTGGTCCGCGACCCGGACCCGGAGCACCTGCCGGCCATCGCCGAGTCCCGCAACGAGCTGATCGAGGGGATCATCGCCGAGAGCGAGGACGAGTCCCTGATGGACCGCTACCTCGGCGGCGAGGAGATCGGCACCGAGATCCTCATCGAGGACCTGGAGAAGGCGGTCGCCCGCGGCCACTTCTACCCGGTGGTGCCGGTCTGCGCGGAGACCGGCGTCGGGCTGGACGCGCTGCTGGAGGTGCTCACCGCCGGCTTCCCGTCGCCGCTGGAGCACGAACTGCCGGCGGTGAGCGGGGTGGACGGCTCGCCCCGCCCGCCGCTGACCTGCGACCCGGACGGCCCGCTGGTGGCCGAGGTGGTCAAGACCACCATCGACCGGCACGTCGGCCGGGTCTCCCTGGTCCGGGTCTTCTCCGGCACCCTGCGGCCCGAGCAGACGGTGCACGTCTCCGGGCACGGCCTGGCCGAACGCGGTCACCCCGACCACGACGCCGACGAGCGGGTCGGGCACATCTACACCCCGCTGGGCGCGAGCCTGCGCGAGGTGGCCAGTTGCGTGGCCGGCGACATCTGCGCGATCACCAAGTCGGGCAGCGCGGAGACCGGCGACACCATCTCGGCCAAGGACGAGCCGCTGCTGATCGCCCCCTGGGAGATGCCCGAACCGCTGCTGCCGGTGGCGATCGTCGCGAAGAGCCGGGCCGACGAGGACGCGCTGGCCCGCAACCTGGCCCGGCTGGTCGCCGGCGACCCGACCATGCGGCTGGACCGCAACGCCGAGACCCACCAGCTGGTGCTCTGGTGCATGGGCGAGGCGCACGCCGACGTGGTGCTGGAGCGGCTGCGCGCCGGCGGGGTCGAGCTGGACACCGAGCCGGTCCGGGTGTCCCTGCGGGAGACGCTGACCGCCCCGGCCAAGGGGCACGGCCGGCACGTCAAGCAGTCCGGTGGGCACGGCCAGTACGCCGTCTGCGACATCGAGGTGGAGCCGCTGCCGCGCGGCGCCGGCTTCGAGTTCGTCGACCGGGTGGTCGGCGGGGCGGTGCCGCACAACTACATCCCCTCGGTGGAGAAGGGCGTACGCGCCCAGATGGAGCGCGGCCTGGTGGCCGGTCACCCGGTGGTCGACCTGCGGGTGACCCTCTTCGACGGCAAGGCGCACAGCGTCGACTCCTCCGACGCGGCCTTCCAGACCGCCGGCGCGCTGGCCCTCAAGGACGCGGCCGAGAAGGCCCAGCCGGTGCTGCTGGAGCCGGTCGACGAGGTGGTCATCCGGGTACCCGACTCGGCGGTCGGCTCGGTGATGGGCGACCTGTCCGGTAGGCGCGGCCGGGTGCTCGGCACCGAACCGGACCCGGACGGCGAGGGGCGCACCCTGGTGCGCGCCGAGGTGCCCGCCACCGAGCTGCTCCGGTACGCCGTCGAGCTGCGCTCGATGACCTCGGGCACCGGCACCTTCCGCCGCGAGTTCGCCCGCTACGAGCCGATGCCCAGCCACCTGGCCGACCAGATCCGCAAGGAACACGCCAACCGCACCTGA
- a CDS encoding D-Ala-D-Ala carboxypeptidase family metallohydrolase yields MIRRLGRFFAALALAAATTVVGVTLTPGAAHADGCYTWGRTLSQGMSGEDVRQLQIRVSGYPGYGAVIGLDGAYGPATAAAVTRFQQAYGLSADGIAGPQTFNKIYALQDDDCTPVNFSYAEWNKCNSTWSGGAVSASTAKFNARVSMWKLQAMRHALGDVPIYLSSGFRSYTCNSAVGGASNSRHLYGDGIDLTGSPSFCRLAQQARYHGFTNILGPGYPGHNDHTHLGNSPSRSWSAPTCGI; encoded by the coding sequence ATGATCCGACGGCTCGGCAGGTTCTTCGCGGCGCTCGCGCTGGCCGCCGCCACCACGGTGGTCGGCGTCACCCTCACCCCCGGGGCGGCGCACGCCGACGGCTGCTACACCTGGGGACGCACGCTGTCCCAGGGGATGTCCGGCGAGGACGTCCGGCAACTCCAGATCCGCGTCTCCGGCTACCCCGGCTACGGCGCGGTGATCGGCCTCGACGGCGCGTACGGCCCGGCCACCGCGGCGGCGGTGACCCGCTTCCAGCAGGCGTACGGCCTGAGCGCGGACGGCATCGCCGGCCCGCAGACCTTCAACAAGATCTACGCGTTGCAGGACGACGACTGCACCCCGGTCAACTTCAGCTACGCGGAATGGAACAAGTGCAACAGCACCTGGTCCGGCGGAGCGGTCTCGGCCAGCACCGCCAAGTTCAACGCGCGGGTGTCGATGTGGAAGCTCCAGGCCATGCGGCACGCCCTCGGCGACGTGCCGATCTACCTCAGCAGTGGCTTCCGCAGCTACACCTGCAACAGCGCGGTCGGCGGGGCCTCCAACAGCCGGCACCTCTACGGCGACGGAATCGACCTGACCGGGTCTCCCTCGTTCTGCCGGCTGGCGCAGCAGGCCCGCTACCACGGCTTCACCAACATCCTCGGACCCGGCTACCCGGGTCACAACGACCACACCCACCTGGGTAACAGCCCGAGCCGGTCCTGGTCCGCGCCGACCTGCGGGATCTGA
- a CDS encoding HIT family protein, with protein sequence MADGLERLWTPHRMTYISGEDRPEGGYEKPTGCPFCLAPGRPPEESLVVARGEHVFVVLNLYPYNPGHLLVCPYRHVADYTDLDAAETGELATYTQTAMRVIRKVSNAHGFNLGMNQGGVAGAGIAAHLHQHVVPRWGGDANFMPVIGRTKVLPQLLGDTRELLARAWPS encoded by the coding sequence ATGGCCGACGGCCTGGAGCGGCTCTGGACGCCGCACCGGATGACCTACATCTCCGGCGAGGACCGACCCGAGGGCGGCTACGAGAAGCCCACCGGTTGCCCGTTCTGCCTGGCGCCGGGGCGGCCGCCGGAGGAGAGCCTGGTGGTGGCGCGGGGCGAGCACGTCTTCGTGGTGCTCAACCTCTACCCGTACAACCCGGGTCACCTGCTGGTCTGTCCCTACCGGCACGTCGCCGACTACACCGACCTGGACGCGGCGGAGACCGGCGAGCTGGCGACCTACACGCAGACCGCGATGCGGGTGATCCGCAAGGTCAGCAACGCCCACGGGTTCAACCTCGGGATGAACCAGGGCGGCGTGGCCGGGGCCGGGATCGCCGCGCACCTGCACCAGCATGTGGTGCCGCGCTGGGGCGGCGACGCCAACTTCATGCCGGTGATCGGCCGCACCAAGGTGCTGCCCCAACTGCTCGGCGACACCCGGGAACTGCTGGCCCGCGCCTGGCCGTCCTGA
- a CDS encoding aldo/keto reductase, whose amino-acid sequence MAVSTRTLGRSGIEVSALGMGCWAIGGPWAEGSQPLGWGAVDDEESVRAVRRALDLGVTLFDTADTYGAGHGERILGRALAGRRDEAVIATKWGYTFDEATRQATGEDASPAYLRRAVHDSLRRLDTDRIDLYQLHLADLPVPRAEALVGTLEDLVADGLIRAYGWSTDRPDRAAAFGHGAPRATAVQHALSVLRDAPELLAVCDKYDLASVVRGPLGMGLLTGKYTAGSTLPRDDVRGVAPGWLEWFRGGRPAPEWLRRVTAVRAALTGDGRTLAQGALGWIWARSGRSVPIPGCRTVAQVEENAGALRWGPLPPDQFAEVERQLAALRAAALRSADRPYWPSPTLPATHP is encoded by the coding sequence ATGGCAGTCAGCACGCGGACGTTGGGCCGCAGCGGCATCGAGGTCAGTGCCCTCGGCATGGGGTGCTGGGCGATCGGTGGCCCGTGGGCCGAGGGCAGCCAGCCGCTGGGTTGGGGCGCGGTCGACGACGAGGAGTCGGTCCGGGCCGTACGGCGCGCGCTCGACCTCGGCGTCACCCTCTTCGACACCGCCGACACGTACGGGGCGGGCCACGGCGAGCGGATCCTCGGCCGCGCGCTCGCCGGCCGGCGGGACGAGGCGGTGATCGCCACCAAGTGGGGCTACACCTTCGACGAGGCGACCCGGCAGGCGACCGGGGAGGACGCCTCCCCGGCGTACCTGCGGCGGGCCGTGCACGACTCGCTGCGCCGGCTGGACACCGACCGGATCGACCTCTACCAGCTGCACCTGGCCGACCTGCCGGTGCCCCGGGCCGAGGCGCTGGTCGGCACCCTGGAGGACCTGGTCGCCGACGGCCTGATCCGGGCGTACGGCTGGAGCACCGACCGCCCCGACCGGGCCGCCGCGTTCGGCCACGGCGCCCCGCGCGCCACCGCCGTGCAGCACGCCCTCTCGGTGCTCCGCGACGCCCCCGAGCTGCTCGCCGTCTGCGACAAGTACGACCTGGCCAGCGTCGTCCGGGGGCCGCTCGGGATGGGGCTGCTCACCGGCAAGTACACCGCCGGCTCCACGCTGCCCCGCGACGACGTGCGCGGGGTCGCGCCGGGCTGGCTGGAGTGGTTCCGCGGCGGCCGGCCGGCGCCGGAGTGGCTGCGCCGGGTCACCGCGGTGCGGGCGGCGCTCACCGGCGACGGGCGCACCCTGGCCCAGGGCGCGTTGGGCTGGATCTGGGCGCGCAGCGGCCGGAGCGTGCCGATCCCCGGCTGCCGTACCGTCGCCCAGGTCGAGGAGAACGCCGGCGCGCTGCGCTGGGGGCCGCTGCCGCCGGACCAGTTCGCCGAGGTGGAACGCCAGCTGGCGGCCCTGCGCGCGGCGGCGCTGCGCTCCGCCGACCGGCCCTACTGGCCCAGCCCCACCCTCCCCGCCACCCACCCGTGA